The genomic stretch TCTGCTGATGTTAAATAAGCAGGCGTTACACCAAAACGGCCCGATGCAATTTGTTTGATTTTCGAGTTGCGGATAGTACCGTAACGCGCTGGATCTTCACCGCCCTCACCTGAGTTCGAGCGACCACCAATCGTGTTCATGGCAATCGCAATCGCTTCATGTGCTTCAGGGGACAGTGCACCCAAAGACATGCCGGCAGAGTCAAAGCGAGGCAGGATCTTTTCCACAGATTCCACTTGTTCGACTGGAATCGAATTATCTGTTTTTAGTTTGAACAGGTCACGAATCGTGGCGATCGGACGATTGTTCACCAATTCTGCATATTCTTTAAAATCTGCGTAGTTCCCAGAACGTACTGCTTTATGCAGTGAGTTGATCACGTCTGGGTTAAAGGCATGGTATTCCTTGCCGAATACAAATTTCAGCAGACCGCCCTGATCAATTGGCTTACGATTTTTCCAGGCAATATCCGCCAACTGTTTCTGATCATTTTCAAGATCAATAAAGGTTGCACCCTGAATACGGCTTGGTACACCGATGAAGCATTTATCCACTACTTCATTGGATAAGCCCACTGCTTCAAACAGCTGACCGCCACGGTAAGAGGCAACTGTTGAAATACCCATCTTAGACAGGACTTTCAGCAAGCCTTTTTCAATACCCTTACGGAAGTTGTTTTGCGCATAAATCGGGTCACCCAATAATTCACCTTTCGCGACCAGATCATTGATCACGTCATAAGCCAGGTACGGGTAGATGGCTGTCGCACCAAAACCAAGTAGCACGGCAAACTGATGTGGATCACGGGCAAAACCGGTTTCAACAATCAGGTTGGCATCGGTACGCAAACCAGTCTTGATCAGGTGATGATGCACCGCACCGGTGATCATAAAGGCATTGGCAGGCAAGTAACCTTCACGGATTTTCTTGTCGGAAAGCACTAGTAAGGTTTTACCATCACGAATGGCTTGTGCAGATTCTTCACAAATACGCGTAATCGCTGCTTCCAGACCTTCGGTTTCAGCATAGTTCAAGTCAATATCTGCAATTTCATAACCGGCACGACCCAGCGTACGGATCTGATGCATTTTCGAATTAGAAAGTACAGGACTGGAAATGATCAAGCGGTCTGCATGCTCAGACCCTTGCTCAAAGACGTTTTGTTCACGACCTAAACAGGTTTCCAGTGACATCACAATCGATTCACGTAGCGGATCGATCGGCGGGTTGGTCACCTGTGCAAACTGCTGGCGGAAATAATCCGACACATGGCGCACCTGACGAGACAATACTGCCATTGGGGTATCATCACCCATTGAACCTACAGCTTCCTGACCGCTTTCAGCAATCGGACGCAATAACTGGTCACGCTCTTCAAAGGTCACCATGAACATTTTTTGTGCCGCTTTCAGGCCATCACCTTTTAAGCCTTGATCACATAAATATTCTTCCAGCTCTGGACTGCCTTGCAAACGCACAGAATTTTCACGTAACCATTCACGGTATGGACGCATACGTTTCAGATGATTATTGACATCTTGCGTATCCAGTACCTTGCCAGTCTGCGTGTCGATGACTAGCATCTGGCCTGGGCCGACACGGCCTTTAGAAATCACATCTTCAGGTTGGTAACCCCATACGCCAATTTCAGAAGCCAGCGTGATATAACCATTTTTGGTAATCACCCAACGCGCAGGACGCAGACCGTTACGATCCAGCATACAGATCGCATGACGCCCATCCTGAATCACCAAACCTGCAGGACCATCCCAGGCTTCCATGTGTTTTGAGTTGAATTCGTAGAAAGCACGAAGATCAGCATCAAGCGTTTCCACGTTCTGCCAGGCAGGCGGAACCAGCATACGGAGTGCACGGAACAGATCCATGCCACCGCCAACCAGAATCTCCAGCATGTTGTCCAGGCTTGAAGAATCTGAACCGGTACGGTTCACAATTGGATTTAGTTCAGTTAAACCTGGCAATAATGGATTTTCAAATTTCGGCACACGCGCCATGGCCCAGTTACGGTTCGCGGTAATAGTGTTGATTTCACCATTGTGCGCCAGGTAACGGAACGGTTGTGCCAACGGCCAGCGTGGCAAGGTATTGGTCGAGAAGCGCTGATGGAAAACCACAATATGTGATTCCAAACGTGGATCAGCCAGATCTGTATAAAAATCTGCAATCGCTTCTGGCATCATCAAGCCTTTATAGCTGATCACTGTTGAACATAAAGTAGTGACATAGAAAGACGTATCATTCACCAACAATTGTTCTGTACGACGACGTGCCAGGAATAACTTACGGTTAAATTCAACCTCAGTCACACCCATTGGACAGTTAACAATAATCTGTTCAAATGCCGGCATCGATTGCAATGCAATTTCACCCAGTGCATCGACATTGGTCGGAATTACACGCCAAGCCAGAACGATTAAACCTTCAGCTTCAATCTCTTTGTTTAAAACCTGTTTGGCATGTGCAGCAAGTGCCGGATCAAGATTTAGAAACACCGAACCCACAGCAAACACTTCACTTAAGGTGGTATCACTTAAGCGTTTCGCTTCTTCACGGAAGAATTTTTTCGGCATCGCCAAGAGCAAGCCACAACCATCCCCGGTTTTGCCATCCGCGGCAATACCACCACGGTGGGTCATACAACTCAAACTATGAATCGCGGTCTTGACGAGATCATGGCTAGCATCACCCTGCATATGGGCGATCAAACCGAAACCACAGTTATCTTTAAACTCATCCGGTTGGTATAAACCTTGAGCGGGAGCTACATTGTTAGGCGATGGCATGTGCATAGCGTACCCTTCTTTCACGAAGCCTCAACAGGCTGTTAAACAATCTAAATTTTTCTCTGCGCTGGCGTCTAATGGACTTTCGAAGACCGTCTTGGTAGAGCAAAACTATTTTTCTTTATTTCTTCAGACTAGTCCTTTTTTAGACTAAATGCATAACAAATAAAGTTTATTCTGCTCATGAATAACATAAAAATCTGGAATAAATATGACATTCATATGGTGTCATCGAATCATTTTTCGCGCTAAAACAGGGAGATTAATTCAATTCATGCACCAATAAAGCAAATTCCATGCCAACAAACAGCGCATAAATTAAAACAATACAGATGACAAAGATTTAGCGCAGAACAGCACTCTAAGGGTTAATTTTAATGTGCATTTTTTGCACCAAAAGCGCTCATTTTTAATTCTGTAATTTTTTGGATGCGCTATTTTAGACCGGACTAATTAAATGGATCACTAATCTCATTATTTTGAGGACGAGGATTACTGCCCTGAGCAGGTCGATTATTGTTATTTTGCGGTTGAGGCGTGCCTTCTACAGCACTTTCAGATTTCTGTACATCGACCACATTTCCCGATGAATCACGGCGCACAATTGTGGTACTGGTAGTCGCAGCATCAGAGCTACGCGGCTTGGACTCAGTTTGGGTTTGCTGCTGTCTAAGTCGTACCGATTCATCTACTTTCGGCAAAGGCACATTTTTCAAACGAATTTCGTAAAGCTTTTGATTACTAGCCAATTCCTCTGAACCCAGATTATTGACCAGACTAACATATTGCTGCATTGCTACAACTTCAGGCTTGACTGAGGCCGGTAAATTTAACTTCAGTGTAGATAAAGCCTGATTGGCTTGCGCCGCCGTCTTATATTGACCATATAACAATACATATTGTTCTGGCTGATTTTCACCCGAGATTCTTAAATAAATAAAAGGTTTACGATCGGACTGTTTTTTAAGAAAACTTTTTAAAATGGCTTCATTGGTCACACGAAATAATTCAATGGCGTGCTGGTTTTTCGCTTCATTGACAAATTTGGTACCACGGAATTCCGGCTCATGACTGGCATTCACGACGGTACGCGTATTTAGGTCCAGTGGTTTCACTTCCTGAAAAAGTGCACCAAGATGGGTCATTGTGGCGACTTTTTCTGGTTGAATCTGCAACTGAACTTCAGTTTCAGGCTTTTTTTCAATTTCGACGACATCATCTGAATCAGTCACCGCCCAAAAGACCAAGGCAGCAAATAGGCAGCATACACCACAGACCAGCCAGAAATAATGCTGAATCTTTTGCCAAGGAGTATGTAATGCTGCCATAAAACTAAACCTATGCCTGACTGGCTAAAATTGCCTGTTTCATTAACTCGAGATCAAAGTCTCGGGTAATCACTGCTTCGCCTAATTGCTTTAATAACACCAGACGCAATTGTCCATTTAAGACTTTTTTGTCATGGGCCATATAGGCCAGAAAATCATCCAGAGGGATTTTAGGACAAACCACAGGAAGTTTGGCACGAGAAATGATTTTTTTTGTACGTTCTAAATCTTCTTGAGAAATCCAACCCATACGCTGTGACAGATCCGCAGCCATCACCATACCGGTGGCAACAGCCTCGCCATGTAGCCAGACACCATACCCCAGATAAGATTCAATCGCATGTCCAAAAGTATGCCCCAGATTCAATAGAGCACGTTCCCCTTGCTCTTTTTCATCATTGGCGACAATCCGGGCCTTGTGCGCACAGGAACGATAAACGGCCTCAGCCAGTAGTTTCTCATCACGACTGACCAGAGCATCCATATTCTCTTCAAGCCAGAGCAGAAATGATTCATCACCGAGTAGCGCATATTTAATCACTTCAGCCAAACCCGCCGCAAGTTCACGATCGGGTAAAGTAGAAAGTTGCGACATATCGGCCAGCACCACTTGCGGTTGCTGGAACGCACCAATCATGTTTTTACCCTGTGGATGATTAATCCCGGTTTTTCCACCGACACTGGAATCGACTTGAGACAGTAAAGTCGTCGGTACCTGAATGAAATACACGCCACGCTGGAAACATGCCGAAGCAAAACCGGCCATATCGCCAATCACACCACCACCGAGCGCAAGCACCGTACAGTCCCGGTTAAAACCAGCTTCAAGCAATGCATCAAAGATCAGATTCAGATGCTGGCTATCCTTATATTTTTCACCATCGGGCAAAATACAGGTCGCAACATGCTTGTCTAAAGCTGCAATCGCAGTTTGATAATGCTGCAAATAAAGTGGTGCAACCGTGGTATTGCTCACAATCATCACTTGCTTGCCATGAATATAGGGAGCCAATAAGGCCTGTGGATCAAGATCGCTCCCGATAAAAATAGGGTAACGACGTTCTCCGAGTTCTACATATAAGGTTTGCATGTTTGATTAACCACTTTATTCAATGAACTTAGTTTTTGGAAGTAATGAGATTGAGAATCCGCTGCGCCAGATCTCGTGCCGCACCCTGATTGGTCTCAATGATATGATGTGCCACTTCCCGATACAAGGGATCACGAACTGCCAATAAATCACGTAACTTTTGTTCCGGATTTTCGACTTGGAGGAGTGGACGATTTTTATCGCGATAGGTACGCTGCAGTTGAATTTCAACCGGCGTATAAAGATAAACAACGATTCCGCGCTGTTTCAGATAGTCCCGATTCAAGACCTGAGTAATGGCACCACCGCCAGTGGCTAAAACTAAATGGGGGCGTGAAGTCAGTTCATTAATTACAGCAGTTTCACGGTCACGAAAACCCTGTTCCCCTTCTTTCTCAAAAATCCAGGGAATCGTCGCACCTGTTTTACGTTCAATTTCATGATCGCTATCTAGAAATTCGCGTCCTAACAATTCTGCGAGATGTCGTCCTACTGTTGTTTTACCGGCCCCCATCGGCCCTACCAAATAAAGATTTGGTAGGGTTTCAAACTCTTTGCTTGGCAAGGAGTCACCTATTCGTTTTGTTAAATTCAAAATATATTAATGATTTCTTGAAACACTGTCATTAACAATTCGAGGTGTAACGAAAATCAGCAACTCACGCTTGTTATCCGATTTTAAATCTTTACGGAATAAACGTCCTACATAAGGAATATCCCCCAAGAATGGCACCTTGGTTTGTGCATTACGGGTTTCCTGCTCAAAAATACCACCTAGAACTACTGTTTCACCATTATCAACCAAGACATTGGTATTGATCTGGTTTTTGTTAATAGTAAGCTGTCCAGTCGGTGTCGGATTACCCGGCGAATCACTGGTAATATTGAGTTCCATCTGCACTTTACCATCTGGCGTAATACTTGGCGTCACATCCAGACTTAAGGTGGCATCAATAAACTCAGTAGTGGACACAGCATTAGCACCTCCACCTTCAGCAGATTGATACGGAATTTGTGAACCAGAGGCAACAGTTGCTTTCTGCTTATCCGCAGTCAGTACTTTAGGGGTAGAAATCACCTCACCATAGCCATCTGCCTGAAGTGCAGAAAGCTCAAGATCCAGCATAAAATCCGATAGACTGATTAGACCAAAAGCAATACGACTTGCACCCGGACTGGTTACACCCAAGTCTACATTAAGGTTTTGTGGACGTTGAATCTCATAAGTATATCCACCTAAATCACTTTCTTGGGGATCTCTGAGATCCCATAACGTCGTGTCACTACCACCGACCAGAAGGCTATCATTGTTGGTAATCCCTTGAGATAGAATCCCCCACTTCACTCCCATTTCTTTGGTGAAGTCAGTGGTAGCTCGCACAATACGTGCTTCGACCATCACCTGCTTGACCTGTACATCGAGCAAGTCTACCATATTCCGGATTTTATCAATAAAGAGCTGGGTATCATTCACAATAATAGTATTGGTTCGTGCATCAATAGACACAGAGCCACGTGAACTCAATAAGCTTTCTCTCTCATCATTATTTGTAGTGTTACTCGAACTACCTGAACTAGATGCGCCTTTATTCTGCGTAATCAGTTTCTCAATATCAGCGGCTTTGGCATAACTGAGCTGCATATATTCCGTTTGGATAGGCGCAAGTGCAACACTCTGCTTAATCGCCTTAGCTTCTTCCTCTTCAGCCTTTATCAGCTCTGTAACTGGTGCGATCCAGATCACATTGCCATTGCGCCGTTTATCCAGATTTTTGGTTTTCAGCACAATATCCAGCGCCTGATCCCAAGGTACCTCTTTCAAGCGCAAAGTAATATTGCCTTGTACACTGTCTGCGGCCACCATATTAATATCAGTGAAGTCAGCTAAAAGCTGTAAAACACGACGGACTTCGATATCCTGGAAATCTAAGGAAATTTTCTTGCCGGTATAAGCCACAGTTTTAGGACGTAATGGGCTCTTAGCTTCCGGACGTTTCAAGCTGATGGTCAGCTTGTTATCAGTCTGATAAGCCATATATTCATAACTTTCCGCAGACTGAATCGTAATGACTCCTGAACCATTTTGATTCACAGCATCCACACTTGATACCGGAGTCGCAAAATCAGTCACATTAAGACGGCGGGTCAAATGAGCCGGAATCTTGGAACCTAAAGTGCGCACAATAACCTTGGTACCCTGCTGCTGTACATCAACAGGAGTATTATTCCCTAATAGATCAATAACGACCTGGCCTTCACCTTGCGCACCGCGCTGGAAACCAATATTGCTAATACCCTGAGCCGACTGTTGCTGCACAGGTTGAGCTATGGCTACAGGAGTTGCCGAATTAATTTTAAGAATAAAAGTATTGCCTTCTACTCGAGTGGTAAAGGCACCTGCATCTGTCAGATTAACCGTCAAACGGGCACGCTGTGCATCCGAAGTGACCTCCACTGAACTGGCTTCACGCGTTGCGACCGGAATTTTGCTTTGTTTTAAATTCTGTTGGGCCTTGTCAAAGTCCAGAATCAAACGTGACGGTGATTCTAATTGGTAGGCTTGTGGTTGTGGTGGCAAACCATTGAACATCACCCGAATCTCAGTTCCTTGTCCAGGAAGCTGCATGGGTACTACATTGGTCATTGAAACCTGCGCACTGGCCGCTTGCATCACTGCAATCGCAACAGCACCCATGGAAAACTGACGAAACACACGATTCATTGTATTAACATCCCCAAAAATAAATTCTTTAATACTCTTATTCATTGTTATTCCTTTAAAACTCATGGCGCCGGCCCGATAAGAACCAGACTTCGCGGACGTTCCACATATCCTTCACGGCCATCTGGAATAATCTCAATCAAATCGATCTGTGTTGGTGTAATTCCAACCACACGACCATGATTAAGTCCCATATAGCTACCACGTTGGATCCGCTCAACCTCACCATCAGGCGTCTGGATTAAAGCCAGAATCTGTCCTGCCTGATTGCGCATACTGCCTTTCATGGTCAACGTTTCGAGCGGATAACTTTCTAGCGGTTGCAGTTGACGTGATAGGTTTGGATAAACCCGTTTCCCCGCCATAATTTTCAGTTCAGCCGCCAGAGAGCTTGGTAAAAAAGGACTTTTAATCTGATGTGCTGCATAGCTGAAGGTTTCAACTGGCATAAAATCAGGAGCCGGTTCAATCGGCAAAGGCGGCTGATTACGAATATTGGCCATTTCCTGATTGACAGCATCAATGCGTGAATCGCATCCCAATAATAAAAACCCAAGTGTTAAAGCCGAAGTAATCTTAATGTTCTTCATTACTGCGCCCCCTGAGTAGTGCTATTAGCTGCAGCGCTTTCCGCATTACCGACATAACGATAAGTTTTGGCTTTCACCACATAATCAATGACCGGAATTTCAGATTTTTTCTCTTTGTTTTCAGTACCGGTAATGGTGAAATCATGCAGTGTGACAATACGCGACAAGCCGGCAATACTGCTGACAAAAGAACCAAAAGCGTGATAATCCCCAGTCGCTTCAATTGCAATCGGCTGTTCAATAAAGAATTCTTGTTTAATTTCAGGTTCCAGACGGATATTTTTAAACTTCAGGCCTGAATTCACACCGCTCAGGTTAATATCTTCAACCAGACCCGGAATCTCAGTTTCTTTCGGTAACTGTTCTAACTGCTGGTTAAAACGAGCTTCCATTTCCTGAAGCTGGATTTGATATTGTTGTAAGTTGCGTAATTTGGATTCTTTTTCACGAAATTCATTCAGCAGGTTTTGTTCCTGAGCACTGGCTTGTGAAATCGATTCAATCGTGCTTCTGATCATGACAAAGTAAATCACCGCAAATGCCAATGCAGCAATGAAGATCCAGCAGGTAATTTTGACCGACAAAGGCCAGCTACCATAATTGTTTGGATCTAATGTATTGAATTGCTGAAAAAACTTTTCAACAGTCATTTTGTTTTTGGGTACAGCGACGACATCCTGGCTGAACTCATCGAATTCTTCATTACTCATGATGATGCCCCCGTAGTTGTAGCGACTGCTTGTTGTTCTTCGTTAAGTACTGGCTGAGCGATTTGATCCAGATCTACCGTCACGGTAAAACTGCCATAGGACTCTTCCACACGTGGAATAATCGAGCTAGGTGCCTTTTCTTTTGCTTCTTCAGCCACTAGGAAAGCGTTCATAAAGGCATTTCGATACCAAGATGAAGCTTCCAGATTACGGAGCAGTTCTGCGACCGTATTTGGACTCTCAGCTCGACCTTCAATAGTAAACTTGTCACCGGTACGCTGGAATTTGGTGATATACATATTGCTTGGGGTCACCCGTACAATTTCATCAATCAAATGCACCGCAATCGGACGCTGAGTTTGTAGACCCTGAATCAGTTTCATCCGTTCAACAATCGCATTACGCTGTTCTTGTAAACCTTCAAGCGCCTTTAACTGCACATCCAGATTCTGGTTAGTACTTTGAATCAGCTGATTGGCCTGCTCCTGATCTTGAAGCTTGTGATCATAATAAAACCAGGTTGAACCCGCTGCCGCTAATCCCAAGAAAAGCGCCCCCACGCAGATTGCCACGAATTCATTATTTCTTTTAATTCTTAGCTCATCACGCCAAGGAAGTAAGTTAATTCTTGCCATTAATCAAAACTCCTTAATGCCAAACCGCATGCAACCATGAGTGATGACGCGTCATTTTCAATTTTTTTAATATCAATTTGAGGAGAAAAGCCCATTTGCAAAAATGGATTCGCGATCGTGACACGGTAACCGAGTTTTTGTTGTAATAATTTTGCCAGACCTGGAATATTGGCATTCCCGCCGGCCAGTAAAATATGGTCAATCTCATTAAACTGAGAAGATGAAAAGAAGAATTGCAATGAACGGGCTGCCTGTTGTACCACGGCATCCAGGAATGGCTCTAGCACTTCAATATCATAATCATCCGGTAAAGCACGGGTTTTTTTAGCACGTCCAGCTTCTTCAAAGGATAATCCATAGCGATTCTGAATTTCCTGAGTCAATTGCTTGCCGCCAAACACCTGCTCACGGGTATAAATAATCTTGTTGTTCTGCATCACCGACAAGGTCGTCATACTATGACCAATATCTAAGATACCAACCGTATTGACCCCCATCGGCAAAGTATCCGAAAATACTTTGAAGGCATTTTCCAGCGCAAAACTTTCTACATCTGCAATCTTAGGCGTTAGACCAGAAATTTCCAAAACTTCAGAACGTGCTTCGACATTTTCAATTCGGGTAGCGACCAATAGCACATTGACCCGGTTTGGATTAGTAAGACGGTCTGGCAGAACTTCAAAGTCCAGACTCGCTTCATCGAGTGGGAAAGGAATGTATTGTTCCGCATCTTCACGAATCTGAACTTCACGTTCGTCATCCGACATGTCTGCATCCATCTCAATGATTTTGGTAATGACCATTGAAGTTGGAATCGCAAAAGCGGCCTGATTCGACTGGGTATTACCCAAATTAATTGCACGCCCAAGGGCATCAGCGACAGCTTCTGGGTTTAAGATGTTTTTTTCAACAACACTGTTTTCCGATAATGGGATCAAAGCATAGCTCTCTACCCAGTAACGGCCACTTTTTACAGAAAGTTCTAAAACCTTAACAGAAGTCGAACTAATATCGACTCCTATTAAACCCTTATTTGGTTTACGATATAACCTGCGCACAATATACTTCCTATTATTTTTTTGTCCCCAATTTAATCTAACTTACCAATTGGTCCAGTCTATAATTTTATATAGATACAATAACTCATCTAACAATATGGATATCGACAGGATATACTGACCGGTAATTAGTTCGCCATTAGCTCTTATTAAAACTTACTTGTTATGAAAAAGCTATCTTGTTCAGGCCTTGTTCATCCATTTTTTTTGATCATTATCATTATACTGATCTCAATTCCGATGGGTTTCTATGGCATGTATCTCTATATTGCCCCATCTTTGCCTGAAATGTCTACGCTTAAAAAGGCACCTTTATTAAAGCCTTTACAAGTTTTTAGTTCAGATAATGAATTAATTGCTGAATATGGAGGCAAGCTTTCTGTTCCCGTGAAATATGAACAAATTCCACCCGAATTTATTCATGCTTTCCTCGCCGCTGAAGATTCCAGCTTTTTTGAGCATAGCGGAATCAGCTTTAAAAGCTTGGGACGCGCACTCAGTGAGACGGTGACTGGCTCGGATGTACAGACCGGCGGTTCGACCATTACCATGCAAGTGGCAAAAAACTATTACCTTAGTCCTGAACGGACGCTGAAGCGCAAACTGACGGAAATTTTTCTGGCCCGTAAAATTGAGCAAAACTTAACTAAAGAAGAAATTCTGACCTTGTATGTCAATAAAATTTTCCTGGGGAAAAATGCTTACGGCATCGCAGCAGCAGCTAAAATTTACTATAATAAGAGTTTAGAAGAGCTTTCAATTGCACAAATGGCCATGATCTCTGGCCTGCCTAAAGCACCTTCTCGATATAATCCGGTCGCCAATCCCAAGCGCGCCCTGGAACGTCGTAACTGGATTCTGGGCCGTATGCTGCAACTGGGCTATTTAAATCAGAGCCAGTATCAGCAAGCCATTGCTGAACCGGTAAATTTAGATATGCCTGATCGGAGTACCCGTAATAAATTCCCGTATGTCGGCGAAATGGTACGTTCTGAACTGGTACAAAACTTTGGTGAACAGGCGGTAGATTCTGGTTATAAAGTCTATACCACCATCCATAGTGAACGTCAGGCCTATGCGGAGCAAGCCGTACAGGAAGGTTTAGAAGCCTATGACCGTCGACATGGCTGGCGTGGTGCTGAAGCACATGATCAACCCCTCGATAAGTTCCGTGCCTATGCCAACACCTATCCTGCGCAAGTAACTCAGGTGAGTAATTCCAGTTTTGAAGCACTCATGCAGGACGGAAGCAGCGTGACCGTGCCCTGGTCAGGTATGTCCTGGGCGCGTCGCTTTCGTAACGTCAACAGTGTAGGTGGTGCACCGAGCAAAGCGTCCGAGATTGTCAAAGTCAAAGATATTGTTCGTTTAAGACCCAATGAAAATAAAACCTCGTGGTCATTGGTGCAGATCCCCAATGTGCAAGGACAATTGATTGCCATCAACCCAAATAATGGTGCGATTGAAGCCATTGTCGGGGGATATAACTTTTATCAGTCGAAATTTAACCGTGCAATCCAAGGCTGGCGTCAACCCGGCTCTACCATTAAGC from Acinetobacter lwoffii encodes the following:
- a CDS encoding PilN domain-containing protein — protein: MARINLLPWRDELRIKRNNEFVAICVGALFLGLAAAGSTWFYYDHKLQDQEQANQLIQSTNQNLDVQLKALEGLQEQRNAIVERMKLIQGLQTQRPIAVHLIDEIVRVTPSNMYITKFQRTGDKFTIEGRAESPNTVAELLRNLEASSWYRNAFMNAFLVAEEAKEKAPSSIIPRVEESYGSFTVTVDLDQIAQPVLNEEQQAVATTTGASS
- a CDS encoding pilus assembly protein PilM codes for the protein MRRLYRKPNKGLIGVDISSTSVKVLELSVKSGRYWVESYALIPLSENSVVEKNILNPEAVADALGRAINLGNTQSNQAAFAIPTSMVITKIIEMDADMSDDEREVQIREDAEQYIPFPLDEASLDFEVLPDRLTNPNRVNVLLVATRIENVEARSEVLEISGLTPKIADVESFALENAFKVFSDTLPMGVNTVGILDIGHSMTTLSVMQNNKIIYTREQVFGGKQLTQEIQNRYGLSFEEAGRAKKTRALPDDYDIEVLEPFLDAVVQQAARSLQFFFSSSQFNEIDHILLAGGNANIPGLAKLLQQKLGYRVTIANPFLQMGFSPQIDIKKIENDASSLMVACGLALRSFD
- the ponA gene encoding penicillin-binding protein PBP1a encodes the protein MKKLSCSGLVHPFFLIIIIILISIPMGFYGMYLYIAPSLPEMSTLKKAPLLKPLQVFSSDNELIAEYGGKLSVPVKYEQIPPEFIHAFLAAEDSSFFEHSGISFKSLGRALSETVTGSDVQTGGSTITMQVAKNYYLSPERTLKRKLTEIFLARKIEQNLTKEEILTLYVNKIFLGKNAYGIAAAAKIYYNKSLEELSIAQMAMISGLPKAPSRYNPVANPKRALERRNWILGRMLQLGYLNQSQYQQAIAEPVNLDMPDRSTRNKFPYVGEMVRSELVQNFGEQAVDSGYKVYTTIHSERQAYAEQAVQEGLEAYDRRHGWRGAEAHDQPLDKFRAYANTYPAQVTQVSNSSFEALMQDGSSVTVPWSGMSWARRFRNVNSVGGAPSKASEIVKVKDIVRLRPNENKTSWSLVQIPNVQGQLIAINPNNGAIEAIVGGYNFYQSKFNRAIQGWRQPGSTIKPFVYALALERGMTPHTMVNDAPITIGKWTPRNSDGRYLGMIPLRRALYLSRNTVSVRLLQAVGIERTRQLFMDFGLQDSQIPRNYTIALGTPQVLPIQMATGYATFANGGYRIQPHFITRIEDAYGNTIFEAKPEYACISCINEKEETVQATDPITADDEAIAINNTTLEQKQAAPKVSAEDSNYRQAQRILKSSSAYDMANILRDVIQHGTGRAALRIGRSDIGGKTGTTNDAKDAWFAGFNGKLVTVTWVGFDQPTTLGRREYGGVAALPIWTDFMGKALKGQPEAWVRLDRNAKAPVNRNKGVQADEAQNDPSSPPLATALYRPAPVVVPKRTETDFEDLPDQPIRLPDDESSAPQEQPLQPNRVDSLENLIEEVQ